One Solea senegalensis isolate Sse05_10M linkage group LG21, IFAPA_SoseM_1, whole genome shotgun sequence DNA segment encodes these proteins:
- the LOC122758678 gene encoding beta-1,3-galactosyltransferase 9, giving the protein MKVETLSEGSYCCSTDRRGSRSSGHLPPRNTVAEAGVMQCSLCKLRTHQWCFLFFNVLLFHALLFGADFVEEYLLQPTPALYTDGTVVDVREKARKLDLGNARENASQAYNIINPNTCRNSDLFILALVFSSPANFTQRDAIRRTWANQTLIQGFPVKVLFFLGSTQTSAAQDALMKESVHYGDMVQGHAVADSSLRGPTERTVLALRWVITFCPLARFVLLTKDSVFVNLPAIGNYLLGLHRHPEDLYLGRVIQKDSPDRDPNSSGYLPPVLYPHKYLPDYCDGTAYILSQDVVRKVYVASAAVHAAVTADVFVGMCAQKAGVAPTHSARFSGGKHIRYNACCYRYLLTSAGMRSHELETVWADLGQRAGRCSLLRTYYGLVTCKALTYLDKLSFFNSRGQA; this is encoded by the exons ATGAAAGTGGAAACCTTGTCTGAGGGCTCGTATTGTTGTAGCACAGACCGCAGAGGCAGCAGGTCCTCTGGTCATCTACCGCCAAGAAACACAGTTGCAGAGGCAGGTGTCATGCAG TGCTCTCTGTGTAAGCTGCGTACCCACCAGTggtgtttcctcttcttcaaTGTGCTGCTCTTTCACGCCTTGCTGTTTGGGGCAGACTTTGTCGAGGAGTACCTCCTGCAGCCTACGCCTGCTCTCTACACCGATGGTACCGTTGTTGATGTAAGGGAGAAAGCAAGGAAACTAGACCTGGGTAATGCCAGGGAGAATGCGTCCCAGGCCTACAATATCATTAACCCCAATACCTGCAGAAACTCTGACCTCTTCATCCTAGCACTAGTTTTCAGCTCTCCGGCAAATTTCACTCAGCGAGATGCCATCAGGAGGACATGGGCCAACCAAACACTCATTCAAGGCTTCCCGGTGAAGGTACTGTTCTTTTTAGGATCAACTCAGACTTCTGCTGCTCAAGATGCTCTCATGAAAGAATCTGTCCACTATGGGGACATGGTCCAAGGTCATGCTGTGGCTGACTCATCTCTACGAGGCCCAACAGAGAGGACTGTGCTGGCACTCCGCTGGGTGATCACCTTCTGTCCTCTGGCACGTTTTGTTCTGTTGACCAaagactctgtgtttgtcaatcTCCCTGCCATTGGAAACTACCTACTTGGTCTACACAGGCACCCCGAGGACCTCTATCTGGGTAGGGTGATCCAGAAAGACTCACCTGACAGAGACCCCAATAGTTCTGGCTACCTTCCCCCAGTTCTCTATCCTCACAAGTACCTGCCTGACTACTGTGATGGGACGGCTTATATTCTGTCTCAAGATGTGGTTAGAAAAGTGTACGTGGCATCTGCAGCAGTCcatgcagcagtgacagctGATGTTTTTGTGGGCATGTGTGCTCAGAAGGCTGGTGTGGCTCCAACACACAGTGCTAGGTTTTCAGGAGGCAAACACATCCGCTACAATGCCTGCTGCTACCGCTATCTGTTAACGTCAGCGGGAATGAGGAGCCATGAACTAGAAACAGTTTGGGCAGATCTAGGACAGAGGGCTGGACGATGCTCACTGTTACGGACATACTATGGCCTGGTGACTTGCAAGGCCCTCACATACCTGGATAAACTGTCCTTCTTCAACTCCCGGGGACAAGCTTAA
- the psmd5 gene encoding 26S proteasome non-ATPase regulatory subunit 5: MAASIESLLEEISGVQDPIEELQGLKTALLAIPANALRGSVSGLRLGVIFSLLNSSRGEQVELCVDILERILTVLSPEHVVQNYRAELQAGLTHPNEEVKILALVQIGRIVEHRDAATEILHDHDILRAVIQCIAEEKMAVAKQAIRSLSKLSQCKPGLDKLFQTDLLKVMKDVMAASDIVRYRIYELVVEISSVSPISLGYCANSSILSQLLSELSGDDVLIRATAIEMVTTLAHSQHGRQYLAQQGIMEKLSNMIIGSEADSFSSLYLPGLVKFFGNLAIADSPQQVCETYPAFQNKVFEMTLDADPVMLGVALDTLGLLGSTVEGKQVLQKTGEKFKTVLTKMSQLANSAATELRVRSLDAISQLLTLQPEQQTEDLLALTESWFQHLSDHPMDMIRSISTQPFPELYCVALGIFSAIAAQPWGQKLMISTPGFMEFILDRSTGKSKEAKDAKFELVGTLVSSSTAADILGSQHYIHLKAYLREGPYYVSAVAAVGIEGAD; encoded by the exons ATGGCTGCGTCAATTGAGAGTTTACTGGAGGAAATCTCCGGTGTCCAAGATCCCATAGAGGAGCTGCAAGGTTTGAAAACTGCTTTATTAGCGATACCTGCCAACGCTTTGAGAGGCTCAGTGAGTGGACTACGTCTCGGggtgattttctctttgttaAACTCCAGTCGGGG GGAGCAGGTTGAACTCTGTGTGGATATTCTTGAGCGCATCTTAACGGTGCTCAGTCCTGAGCACGTGGTGCAGAACTACAGAGCGGAGCTGCAGGCTGGTCTGACTCATCCTAATGAAGAGGTTAAGATACTGGCTTTAGTACAG ATTGGCAGAATAGTGGAGCACCGTGATGCTGCCACTGAAATCCTGCACGACCATGACATTCTTCGTGCAGTCATTCAATGCATTGCAGAAGAGAAAATGGCAGTGGCAAAACAG GCCATTCGATCCTTGTCTAAACTGAGTCAGTGCAAGCCTGGGTTAGACAAATTGTTCCAGACCGACCTCCTGAAAGTCATGAAGGACGTGATGGCCGCAAGTGACATTGTCAGATACCGAATATACGAG CTGGTGGTGGAAATCTCATCGGTTTCTCCCATTTCTCTTGGTTACTGTGCCAACAGCAGCATCCTCTCTCAGCTCCTCAGTGAGCTGTCTGGAGACGACGTTTTGATCAG GGCCACAGCCATAGAGATGGTGACCACTCTAGCTCACAGTCAGCATGGCCGGCAGTATTTGGCCCAACAGGGCATCATGGAAAAGCTCTCCAACATGATCATAGGATCAGAGGCAgactccttctcctccctctacTTGCCTG GTTTGGTGAAGTTCTTTGGAAACCTTGCCATTGCGGACAGCCCACAGCAGGTCTGTGAAACATACCCAGCTTTCCAGAACAAAGTGTTTGAGATGACTCTGGACGCAGACCCTGTGATGCTCGGGGTGGCTCTGGACACTTTGGGCTTACTTGGGTCTACTGTGGAGGGAAAGCAGGTCCTACAAAAAACAG GAGAGAAGTTCAAGACTGTGTTGACAAAAATGAGTCAGCTTGCCAACTCTGCGGCTACAGAGCTGAGAGTGCGCAGCTTAGATGCCATATCACAGCTTCTTACTCTACAG CCAGAGCAGCAGACAGAAGATCTTCTTGCCTTGACAGAGTCCTGGTTCCAACATTTGTCAGACCATCCCATGGACATGATTCGCAGCATCAGCACTCAGCCATTCCCAGAGCTGTATTGTGTGGCTCTTGGGATTTTCTCC GCCATTGCCGCTCAGCCATGGGGCCAGAAGTTAATGATAAGCACGCCTGGATTCATGGAGTTCATTCTGGACCGCTCAACGGGTAAAAGCAAGGAGGCCAAAGATGCCAAGTTTGAACTGGTGGGGACACTCGTGTCTTCATCGACAGCAGCAGATATTCTGGGCAGCCAGCATTACATCCACCTGAAAGCGTACCTCAGAGAGGGACCTTACTATGTTTCAGCCGTGGCTGCAGTCGGCATAGAAGGAGCAGACTAA